In Pongo pygmaeus isolate AG05252 chromosome 13, NHGRI_mPonPyg2-v2.0_pri, whole genome shotgun sequence, one genomic interval encodes:
- the STPG3 gene encoding protein STPG3 produces MNFDQKAVKFLANFYINGGKHWTHGHLRQTQPEPTQPKASVLLLGLEPGMAWDETRPPKMKEVPAGLRLQTGTPQESLPTYTQTLRELLLERRPPITADLEVPSPTRYQVPSPSVRESSPHPHYSIGCKHQGREGGGRRAWQTLWFQSESPFTQKADFDRERKWPSPAHYQLLSRPAFPAFSFRGRHSASKTPEGHTPLGLPGARGLGLRVQPQSLLQASLQAPGKRRPGPNTYNILPGSHLQSPRSPAFSMSRSPAFTSWLSASRTPGPADYHVEDCYNSRFPSAPGVVIQGVRRPKRHDTGPFCTL; encoded by the exons ATGAATTTTGACCAGAAGGCGGTGAAATTCCTGGCAAATTTTTACATCAATGGAGGCAAACACTGGACCCATGGCCACCTGAGGCAGACACAACCAGAGCCCACCCA ACCCAAGGCATCTGTGCTGTTGTtgggcctggagccagggatGGCCTGGGATGAGACACGGCCCCCAAAGATGAAGGAAGTCCCAGCTGGCCTCAGGTTACAGACGGGCACCCCTCAGGAGTCCCTGCCCACCTACACCCAGACCCTGAGGGAGCTGT TGCTGGAGCGACGCCCCCCGATCACAGCTGACCTGGAAGTCCCCAGCCCCACCAGGTACCAGGTGCCGAGCCCGTCCGTACGAGAGTCCTCCCCACACCCCCACTACAGCATCGGCTGCAAGCACCAGGGCCGAG AGGGCGGTGGCCGCAGGGCATGGCAGACTTTGTGGTTCCAGAGCGAAAGCCCCTTCACGCAGAAAGCTGACTTCGACCGAGAGCGAAAG TGGCCCTCGCCAGCCCACTACCAGCTGCTCAGCCGGCCCGCCTTCCCTGCCTTCAGCTTCAGAGGCCGCCACTCCGCTTCCAAGACACCTGAGGGCCACACACCCCTAGGGCTGCCTGGGGCTAGGGGGCTGGGCCTCAGGGTGCAGCCCCAGTCCCTGCTTCAGGCTTCTTTGCAAGCACCTGGCAAGAGACGCCCTGGCCCCAACACCTACAATATCCTTCCTGGGAGCCACCTGCAGAGCCCCCGCTCGCCGGCCTTCTCAATGAGCCGCTCCCCTGCGTTCACCTCCTGGCTCAGCGCCT CCCGAACCCCTGGCCCAGCCGACTACCACGTGGAGGACTGCTACAACTCACGCTTCCCCTCGGCGCCTGGCGTGGTCATCCAGGGTGTGCGCAGACCCAAGCGCCACGACACAGGCCCCTTCTGCACGCTCTAG
- the NELFB gene encoding negative elongation factor B, with translation MFAGLQDLGVANGEDLKETLTNCTEPLKAIEQFQTENGVLLPSLQSALPFLDLHGTPRLEFHQSVFDELRDKLLERVSAIASEGKAEERYKKLEDLLEKSFSLVKMPSLQPVVMCVMKHLPKVPEKKLKLVMADKELYRACAVEVKRQIWQDNQALFGDEVSPLLKQYILEKESALFSTELSVLHNFFSPSPKTRRQGEVVQRLTQMVGKNVKLYDMVLQFLRTLFLRTRNVHYCTLRAELLMSLHDLDVGEICTVDPCHKFTWCLDACIRERFVDSKRARELQGFLDGVKKGQEQVLGDLSMILCDPFAINTLALSTVRHLQELVSQETLPRDSPDLLLLLRLLALGQGAWDMIDSQVFKEPKMEVELITRFLPMLMSFLVDDYTFNVDQKLPAEEKAPVSYPNTLPESFTKFLQEQRMACEVGLYYVLHITKQRNKNALLRLLPGLVETFGDLAFGDIFLHLLTGNLALLADEFALEDFCSSLFDGFFLTASPRKENVHRHALRLLIHLHPRVAPSKLEALQKALEPTGQSGEAVKELYSQLGEKLEQLDHRKPSPAQAVETPALELPLPSVPAPAPL, from the exons ATGTTCGCGGGGCTGCAGGACCTGGGCGTGGCCAACGGCGAGGACCTGAAGGAGACCCTGACCAACTGCACGGAGCCGCTCAAGGCCATCGAGCAGTTCCAG ACAGAGAATGGTGTGCTGCTGCCCTCTCTTCAGTCAGCCCTCCCGTTCTTGGACCTGCACGGGACGCCGCGGCTGGAGTTCCACCAGTCGGTGTTCGATGAGCTGCGGGACAAGCTGCTGGAGCGAGTGTCAGCCATCGCTTCGGAGGGGAAGGCTGAGGAAAG GTACAAGAAGCTGGAAGACCTTCTGGAGAAGAGCTTTTCTCTGGTGAAGATGCCGTCCCTGCAGCCCGTGGTGATGTGCGTCATGAAGCACCTGCCCAAG GTTCCTGAGAAAAAACTGAAGCTAGTTATGGCTGACAAGGAGCTGTATCGAGCCTGTGCTGTGGAGGTGAAGCGGCAGATCTGGCAAGACAACCAGGCCCTCTTCGGGGACGAGGTTTCCCCACTGCTGAAGCAGTACATCCTGGAGAAGGAGAGCGCTCTCTTCAGTACAGAGCTCTCTGTCCTGCACAACTTCTTCAGTCCTTCCCCCAAGACCAGGCGCCAGGGTGAG GTGGTGCAGCGGCTGACGCAGATGGTGGGGAAGAACGTGAAGCTGTACGACATGGTGCTGCAGTTTCTGCGCACGCTCTTCCTGCGCACGCGGAATGTGCACTACTGCACGCTGCGGGCTGAGCTGCTCATGTCCCTGCACGACCTGGACGTGGGTGAGATCTGCACTGTGGACCCGTGCCACAAG TTCACCTGGTGCCTGGACGCCTGCATCCGAGAGCGGTTCGTGGACAGCAAGAGGGCGCGGGAGCTGCAGGGGTTTCTCGATGGTGTCAAGAAGGGCCAGGAGCAGGTGCTGGG GGACCTGTCCATGATCCTGTGTGACCCCTTCGCCATCAACACGCTGGCACTGAGCACAGTCAGGCACCTGCAGGAGCTGGTCAGCCAGGAGACGCTGCCCAGG GACAGCCCCGACCTCCTGCTGCTGCTCCGGCTGCTGGCGCTGGGCCAGGGAGCCTGGGACATGATCGACAGCCAGGTCTTCAAGGAGCCCAAGATG GAGGTAGAGCTCATCACCAGGTTCCTCCCGATGCTCATGTCCTTCCTGGTGGATGACTACACTTTCAATGTGGATCAGAAACTTCCGGCTGAGGAGAAAGCCCCAGTCTCATATCCAAACACACTTCCCGAAAGCTTCACTAA GTTTCTGCAGGAGCAGCGCATGGCCTGCGAGGTGGGGCTGTACTACGTCCTGCACATCACCAAGCAGAGGAACAAGAATGCGCTCCTCCGCCTGCTGCCGGGGCTGG TGGAGACCTTTGGCGACTTGGCCTTTGGCGACATCTTCCTCCACCTGCTCACGGGCAACCTTGCACTGCTGGCCGATGAATTTGCCCTTGAGGACTTCTGCAGCAGCCTCTTTGATGGCTTCTTCCTCACCGCCTCTCCAAG GAAGGAGAACGTGCACCGGCACGCGCTGCGGCTCCTCATTCACCTGCACCCCAGGGTGGCCCCGTCTAAGCTGGAGGCCTTGCAGAAGGCCCTGGAGCCCACAGGCCAG AGCGGAGAGGCAGTGAAGGAGCTTTACTCCCAGCTCGGCGAGAAGCTGGAACAGCTGGACCACCGAAAGCCCAGTCCGGCACAGGCTGTGGAGACGCCGGCCCTGGAGCTGCCCCTCCCCAGCGTGCCCGCCCCTGCCCCACTCTGA
- the TOR4A gene encoding torsin-4A produces the protein MDRGQPSLEPAAAAPRASGRCVIAPVRAVLRLRRRVCVLRKRRLLQPGGGPDVGTGAPRPGYSPRAPRADLDQPQFFTFDGPAELPSRTPRKKRRRSRLVLYPETSRKYRPRVEHRSRAQRCLLLLVAIVGFQVLNAIENLDDNAQRYDLDGLEKALQRAVFGQPAAVARIVALMRDYLATHVHSRPLLLALHGPSGVGKSHVGRLLARHFRSVLEDSALVLQYHARHHCPEARAAQDCREELARRVVDVVARAEAEEKTPLLVLDDVELMPRPLLDELHGFLQPQRSHHFHNAIYVLLSGAGGAEVTRFVLQNASRALPLRPDGFRSAEAAAAQAEDLRASLLALLSREHPLWQAAAIVPFLLLDKRDVVSCFRDEMAGEGFFPDQARAEALAAQLSFYRVAGREFAVTGCKQVVATVNLL, from the coding sequence ATGGACCGCGGCCAGCCCAGCCTGGAGCCTGCTGCCGCGGCCCCCCGAGCCTCGGGCCGGTGCGTGATCGCGCCCGTGCGCGCTGTGCTCCGCCTGCGCCGCCGGGTGTGTGTCCTACGCAAACGGCGCCTCCTGCAGCCGGGTGGGGGGCCCGACGTCGGGACCGGGGCGCCCAGGCCGGGCTACAGCCCCCGGGCGCCGCGCGCGGACCTGGACCAGCCGCAGTTCTTCACCTTCGACGGCCCCGCGGAGCTACCCTCCAGGACGCCACGCAAGAAGCGCCGGCGCAGCCGCCTGGTGCTTTACCCGGAGACTTCGCGCAAGTATCGGCCGCGCGTGGAGCACAGGAGTCGCGCGCAGCGCTGCCTGCTGCTGCTAGTTGCCATCGTGGGCTTCCAAGTTCTCAACGCTATCGAGAACCTGGACGATAACGCGCAGCGCTATGACCTCGACGGGCTGGAGAAAGCGCTGCAGCGCGCGGTGTTCGGCCAGCCCGCTGCCGTAGCGCGCATCGTGGCGCTGATGCGGGACTACCTGGCCACGCATGTGCACAGTCGTCCGCTCCTCCTGGCGCTGCACGGGCCCAGTGGCGTGGGCAAGAGCCACGTGGGCCGCCTGCTGGCGCGCCACTTCCGCTCGGTGCTGGAGGATAGCGCGCTCGTGCTGCAATACCATGCGCGGCACCACTGCCCCGAGGCGCGCGCCGCACAGGACTGCCGCGAGGAGCTGGCGCGGCGCGTGGTCGACGTGGTGGCGCGGGCCGAAGCAGAGGAGAAGACCCCACTCTTGGTGCTGGACGACGTGGAGCTCATGCCGCGGCCGCTGCTGGACGAGCTGCACGGCTTCCTGCAGCCGCAGCGCTCCCACCACTTCCACAACGCCATCTATGTGCTCCTCAGTGGCGCGGGTGGCGCCGAGGTCACGCGCTTCGTGCTGCAGAACGCGTCCCGCGCGCTGCCCCTGCGCCCCGACGGCTTCCGCAGTGCCGAGGCCGCAGCGGCGCAGGCGGAAGACCTGCGcgccagcctgctggctctgctGTCCCGGGAGCATCCGCTGTGGCAGGCCGCGGCCATCGTGCCGTTTCTGCTGCTGGACAAGCGGGATGTGGTCAGCTGCTTCCGGGACGAGATGGCGGGCGAGGGCTTCTTTCCTGACCAGGCCCGCGCGGAGGCCCTGGCCGCGCAGCTCAGCTTCTACCGCGTGGCTGGCCGCGAGTTTGCTGTCACCGGCTGCAAGCAGGTGGTGGCCACGGTGAACCTCCTGTAG